A portion of the Flavobacterium magnum genome contains these proteins:
- the gap gene encoding type I glyceraldehyde-3-phosphate dehydrogenase, with amino-acid sequence MKTKIAINGFGRIGRNLFRLLIDHPEIEVVAINDIADNRTMSHLIKYDSIHGILPYDCTFDTDAITVNGKAYRFFHERDISNLDWGSVAVDVVIESTGKYKTFDEINAHILAGAKKVILSAPSEVDNIKTVVLGVNEHILDGTETIVSNASCTTNNAAPMLKVISDLCGIEQAYITTVHSYTTDQSLHDQPHKDLRRARGASQSIVPTTTGAAKALTKIFPEFEGKIGGSGIRVPVPDGSLTDITCYVKREVSIEEINHAFLNASCGELKGILAYTEDPIVSVDIIGNRNSCLFDAQLTSVIDKMVKVVGWYDNEIGYSSRIIDLIRILFQK; translated from the coding sequence TTGAAAACAAAAATCGCCATCAACGGCTTTGGGCGCATCGGCCGCAATCTTTTCAGGTTACTGATTGATCATCCGGAAATTGAGGTGGTTGCCATCAACGACATTGCCGATAACAGGACGATGTCGCATCTCATCAAGTACGACAGCATACATGGCATACTCCCTTACGACTGCACTTTTGATACCGATGCCATTACAGTAAACGGCAAAGCTTACCGTTTTTTCCACGAACGCGACATTTCAAATCTCGACTGGGGGTCAGTCGCCGTCGATGTAGTGATCGAATCGACCGGTAAGTACAAGACTTTCGACGAAATCAACGCGCACATCCTGGCCGGTGCCAAAAAGGTGATCCTGTCCGCACCGTCCGAAGTCGACAACATCAAAACTGTCGTATTGGGCGTAAATGAGCACATTCTTGACGGCACGGAAACCATCGTGTCGAACGCAAGCTGTACCACGAACAACGCCGCACCGATGCTCAAGGTCATCAGCGACTTATGTGGTATCGAACAGGCTTATATCACGACGGTGCATTCGTATACTACAGACCAAAGTTTGCATGATCAACCGCACAAAGACCTACGCAGGGCGCGCGGCGCATCGCAATCCATAGTACCTACCACTACAGGGGCGGCTAAGGCGCTCACCAAGATTTTCCCGGAATTTGAGGGCAAAATCGGGGGAAGCGGCATCCGCGTCCCGGTCCCTGACGGCTCACTGACGGACATCACCTGCTATGTGAAACGCGAAGTCAGTATTGAAGAAATCAACCACGCCTTCCTGAACGCCTCCTGTGGGGAGCTCAAGGGCATCCTCGCCTACACCGAAGACCCGATCGTCTCGGTCGACATCATCGGAAATCGCAATTCGTGCCTATTCGACGCACAGCTGACATCGGTCATTGACAAAATGGTTAAAGTCGTTGGCTGGTACGACAATGAGATCGGGTATTCGTCAAGAATAATCGATTTAATTAGGATTTTGTTTCAGAAATAA
- the lipA gene encoding lipoyl synthase has translation METVLDNALPVGKPKWLKVKLPIGQKYTELRGLVDKYKLNTICTSGSCPNMGECWGEGTATFMILGNVCTRSCGFCGVKTGRPETVDWDEPEKVARSIKIMKIKHAVVTSVDRDDLKDGGSIIWIETVKAIRRMNPETTLETLIPDFQGIERNIDRIVEANPEVVSHNMETVRRLTREVRIQAKYDRSLEVLRYLKEKGINRTKSGIMLGLGETEEEVIQTMQDLRNAHVDIVTIGQYLQPSKKHLPVKEFITPEQFKKYEEIGREMGFRHVESGALVRSSYHAQKHIL, from the coding sequence ATGGAAACTGTTTTAGACAATGCACTTCCTGTAGGCAAGCCCAAATGGCTTAAGGTAAAGCTGCCCATCGGCCAGAAATATACTGAACTGCGCGGATTGGTCGACAAATATAAACTCAACACCATCTGCACCTCAGGAAGCTGTCCTAATATGGGCGAATGCTGGGGCGAAGGCACCGCGACCTTCATGATTCTTGGCAATGTGTGCACGCGTTCCTGCGGATTCTGCGGCGTAAAAACCGGCCGGCCTGAGACGGTCGACTGGGATGAGCCCGAGAAAGTAGCCCGTTCAATCAAGATCATGAAAATCAAGCATGCCGTCGTCACAAGTGTCGACCGCGACGACCTTAAAGATGGTGGGTCAATCATCTGGATTGAGACCGTTAAGGCCATACGCAGGATGAATCCCGAAACGACACTCGAAACACTGATTCCGGATTTTCAGGGCATCGAAAGAAATATAGACCGCATCGTAGAAGCCAATCCGGAAGTGGTATCACACAATATGGAGACCGTGCGCCGACTGACACGCGAAGTGCGCATTCAGGCAAAATATGACCGCAGCCTTGAAGTATTGAGGTACCTGAAAGAGAAAGGGATTAACCGGACCAAATCAGGAATTATGCTCGGGCTGGGTGAAACTGAGGAAGAAGTCATACAGACAATGCAGGACCTGCGCAATGCCCATGTCGATATTGTGACCATCGGGCAATACCTCCAGCCTTCGAAAAAGCACCTGCCCGTGAAGGAGTTCATCACGCCCGAACAGTTTAAGAAATATGAAGAAATCGGCAGGGAAATGGGATTTCGACACGTGGAAAGCGGGGCTTTGGTGCGCTCGAGTTATCATGCCCAAAAGCATATTCTTTAA
- a CDS encoding SRPBCC family protein, which produces MENDKLSITHTYSASAETVWSALTDVAKMRQWYFPQLEEFRPEKGFQTEFNVQHDGNDFIHIWKVTEAVALHKIAYEWRYGGFPGNSILSFELFPENGRTKLILTHTGLDSFEPSRFPALSKDNFILGWSHFTASLDTFLQAP; this is translated from the coding sequence ATGGAGAATGACAAACTAAGCATCACACATACTTACAGCGCTTCCGCAGAAACGGTCTGGAGCGCCCTGACGGACGTTGCCAAAATGAGGCAATGGTATTTTCCGCAGCTCGAGGAGTTCCGCCCGGAAAAAGGTTTTCAAACCGAATTCAACGTGCAACACGATGGCAACGATTTTATTCACATCTGGAAAGTGACCGAAGCCGTGGCATTACACAAAATAGCTTACGAGTGGCGCTATGGCGGATTTCCGGGCAACTCAATCCTCTCCTTTGAACTGTTCCCCGAAAATGGCAGAACAAAACTGATCCTGACCCACACCGGGCTCGATAGTTTCGAACCGTCACGTTTTCCTGCACTTTCAAAGGACAATTTCATATTGGGTTGGAGCCATTTCACTGCATCGCTTGATACTTTCCTGCAAGCACCATAA
- a CDS encoding ion channel produces the protein MSLLSKINSKATADANTGFGTNPGSYGGRFINKDGTANISKRGMTVFSRISWYHTMISMPRWRFMAILFTFYILVNFLFACIYYSIGVEYLDGIETTGSEIVKFGKAYFFSAQTFTTVGYGHISPNGFLTSSLAAAEALVGLLSFAIATGLFFGRFSKPVAHIKFSHNALIAPYRGGSALMMRLTPFKNTDFSDALAKITLGMSVEEEGKLTNRFYSLPLELDRINALTLSWTLVHPITEESPLWGFRESDFKSVEGEVLVYLKTFDDMFSTNVVAKTSYTFEEIVYGAKFDVMYTENEANTKTILHLDRLNSFTRVTLD, from the coding sequence ATGTCTTTACTCAGCAAAATCAATTCTAAAGCTACTGCCGATGCCAATACCGGGTTTGGCACCAATCCGGGCAGTTACGGCGGTCGCTTCATAAATAAAGACGGCACGGCCAACATCAGCAAGCGCGGCATGACTGTTTTTTCACGCATCAGCTGGTACCATACTATGATCAGCATGCCGCGGTGGCGTTTTATGGCTATACTTTTCACTTTTTATATTTTGGTGAATTTCCTGTTCGCCTGCATTTACTATTCTATTGGGGTGGAGTACCTCGATGGGATTGAAACGACCGGCAGCGAAATCGTGAAGTTCGGGAAAGCGTATTTTTTCAGTGCGCAAACCTTTACCACGGTGGGGTACGGACACATCAGCCCGAATGGTTTCCTGACCAGCTCACTCGCGGCAGCCGAGGCTTTGGTCGGGTTGTTGAGTTTTGCCATTGCCACGGGACTTTTCTTTGGACGTTTCAGCAAGCCCGTAGCACACATCAAATTTTCCCACAACGCACTGATTGCGCCATATCGTGGCGGATCGGCATTGATGATGCGACTCACACCTTTTAAGAATACTGATTTTTCGGACGCGCTGGCAAAAATAACCCTTGGTATGAGCGTTGAGGAAGAGGGTAAGCTGACGAACAGGTTTTATTCGCTGCCGCTCGAACTGGACAGGATTAATGCGCTGACACTGAGCTGGACCCTGGTGCATCCGATCACCGAGGAGAGTCCGCTGTGGGGGTTCAGGGAGTCCGACTTTAAGTCGGTCGAAGGCGAGGTCCTGGTGTATCTGAAGACTTTTGACGACATGTTCAGTACGAATGTCGTGGCGAAAACGTCCTATACTTTTGAGGAAATCGTATACGGGGCGAAGTTTGACGTGATGTATACCGAAAACGAAGCGAATACGAAAACCATCCTCCACCTGGACAGGCTCAATAGTTTTACGAGAGTTACGTTGGATTAA
- a CDS encoding YceI family protein: MKKITLIAMMLLAVTAVAQDKMMTKTGKITFEASVPAFEEVKAKNDAVTCVLNPKTGEIASLALMKGFRFKVALMEEHFNENYVESDKYPKSTFKGKIENFDASALTATPKDYTIKGKLEMHGKSKDISMTGKIRKTDGGIEIISSFYVNADDYGIAIPSVVKSKVSNKVAVKCEFTVK, from the coding sequence ATGAAAAAAATAACACTGATCGCAATGATGCTCCTTGCCGTGACGGCTGTAGCACAGGACAAAATGATGACCAAAACCGGTAAGATTACTTTTGAAGCCTCGGTCCCCGCATTTGAAGAGGTGAAAGCGAAAAATGATGCTGTTACCTGTGTACTCAACCCTAAAACCGGCGAAATTGCAAGCCTGGCCCTCATGAAAGGTTTCCGTTTTAAGGTAGCGCTGATGGAGGAACATTTCAACGAAAATTATGTCGAAAGCGACAAATACCCGAAATCCACATTCAAAGGCAAAATAGAAAATTTTGACGCATCGGCACTGACCGCAACGCCCAAAGATTACACAATCAAAGGCAAACTCGAAATGCACGGAAAATCAAAGGACATCAGCATGACGGGCAAAATCCGCAAAACCGATGGCGGTATTGAAATCATCTCCAGTTTTTACGTCAACGCAGACGATTATGGCATCGCAATACCATCCGTGGTCAAAAGTAAAGTGTCTAATAAAGTGGCGGTAAAATGCGAATTTACGGTCAAGTAG
- a CDS encoding OB-fold protein has translation MKKIILTVFVVIAIAAVGLYFYMYKGHRDIATEEAAYSVKVAELQKQFSENDSLSNKKYLDKTIEVYGKITSTDLGAHSIMLDEKLSARLKDSTATGFEVGKSIRIKGRFVGYDDLLEEFQLDQATISE, from the coding sequence ATGAAAAAAATTATACTTACCGTTTTTGTTGTCATTGCGATTGCAGCCGTCGGGCTGTATTTTTATATGTATAAGGGTCACCGGGACATTGCTACTGAAGAGGCGGCGTACAGCGTAAAGGTTGCGGAACTTCAAAAGCAATTTTCCGAAAACGACAGTCTTTCGAATAAAAAATACCTCGATAAGACTATTGAAGTATACGGTAAAATCACCAGTACAGATTTGGGGGCGCATTCTATTATGCTGGACGAAAAATTATCGGCCAGGCTCAAGGATTCCACCGCCACCGGATTTGAAGTAGGGAAATCCATCAGGATCAAAGGCCGGTTTGTCGGTTATGATGATCTTCTTGAGGAATTCCAACTGGACCAGGCTACTATTTCTGAATAA
- a CDS encoding DUF5777 family beta-barrel protein yields MKKLLLSLLLLPALSFAQEDLLAGVDSVSTHEKVESAFKGLKIVNIESTKLAAKGDLYFIVAHRFGSIKDDFEGFYGLDNAVTQLKFLYGWTEWLTISGARSEVAYDFSVKYTLQNQIRDGFPFAIVGFSSLAINNTLKESNYPLMKFDDRLVYVQQLLVSRKFNDKLSLELAPTVFHENFVDNDDQDNTQYAIGMGGRYKIGKRWSINVDYAAHLNRASNSIYKNPLSVGVDLETGGHVFQMHFTSSQQIHEAGFLGQSTGDWGKGDIFFGFNLSRVF; encoded by the coding sequence ATGAAAAAACTATTACTATCGTTACTGTTGTTGCCTGCGCTCTCGTTCGCACAGGAAGATTTGCTGGCCGGAGTGGATTCCGTCAGCACCCACGAAAAAGTTGAGTCGGCTTTTAAAGGGCTTAAAATCGTCAATATTGAATCCACCAAACTCGCTGCAAAAGGCGACCTGTACTTCATTGTGGCGCACCGATTCGGGTCGATTAAAGATGATTTCGAAGGATTCTACGGACTCGACAACGCCGTGACGCAATTGAAATTCCTTTATGGTTGGACTGAATGGCTCACCATCAGTGGGGCCCGAAGCGAAGTGGCGTACGATTTTTCGGTGAAATATACGCTACAAAACCAGATCAGGGACGGTTTTCCGTTCGCCATCGTGGGTTTCAGCAGCCTTGCGATCAACAATACGCTGAAGGAAAGCAATTATCCATTGATGAAATTTGATGACCGCCTGGTGTATGTCCAGCAACTGCTGGTGTCGAGGAAATTCAACGACAAGTTGTCTCTCGAACTGGCACCCACCGTATTCCACGAAAATTTTGTCGATAACGATGATCAGGACAATACGCAGTACGCCATCGGTATGGGTGGACGGTATAAAATAGGAAAGAGATGGTCGATCAACGTCGATTATGCAGCGCACCTGAACCGCGCGTCAAATTCCATTTACAAGAATCCGCTGTCCGTTGGCGTTGACCTCGAGACTGGAGGGCACGTATTCCAGATGCATTTCACGAGTTCGCAGCAGATCCAC